One part of the Thermithiobacillus tepidarius DSM 3134 genome encodes these proteins:
- a CDS encoding ferritin-like domain-containing protein has translation MKKPIDTGMNRTGIGMSPMDSKATIEGAREAVSNPSYDLSGYVAIRDAYSKEAEPVGTVPPPPSVKGMAQTAMQALKGNKPTVFIDMLGERLAFERSGVRLYEALLSKFDAAHVHEGGPTREQIQHIHDEELKHFGMLMQAMEQLGADPTAMTPSADVTGVASMGVLQVLTDPRSTLTEALHAIHMVELLDNDAWQMMADLAEQLGQDDLAAQFREAKREEDEHLELVRTWLTNTLMGQAGIARTPGQTTH, from the coding sequence ATGAAGAAACCAATCGACACGGGGATGAACCGGACCGGCATCGGCATGTCGCCTATGGATTCCAAGGCGACCATCGAGGGCGCGCGCGAGGCGGTCTCCAATCCTTCCTACGATCTGTCCGGCTATGTGGCCATTCGCGATGCCTATTCCAAGGAGGCCGAGCCGGTGGGCACCGTGCCGCCGCCGCCTTCTGTCAAGGGCATGGCGCAGACCGCCATGCAGGCGCTCAAGGGCAACAAGCCGACCGTCTTCATCGACATGCTGGGCGAGCGCCTGGCCTTCGAGCGCAGCGGCGTGCGCCTCTATGAGGCCTTGCTGAGCAAGTTCGATGCCGCCCACGTGCATGAGGGCGGACCCACGCGCGAGCAGATCCAGCATATCCATGACGAGGAGCTCAAGCACTTCGGCATGCTCATGCAGGCCATGGAGCAATTGGGCGCCGACCCGACGGCCATGACGCCAAGCGCAGACGTCACCGGCGTTGCCTCCATGGGCGTGCTGCAGGTGCTGACCGATCCGCGCAGCACGCTTACCGAGGCGTTGCACGCCATCCACATGGTGGAGCTGCTGGACAACGACGCCTGGCAAATGATGGCCGATCTGGCCGAGCAGCTGGGCCAGGACGATCTGGCGGCCCAGTTCCGGGAAGCCAAGCGCGAGGAGGACGAGCACCTGGAGCTGGTCCGCACTTGGCTGACCAACACGCTCATGGGCCAAGCCGGCATTGCGCGCACGCCCGGCCAGACCACCCACTGA
- a CDS encoding DUF305 domain-containing protein → MRNPVMLGPALAFLLFTASGTTHAADSRTPGSSAGEAPAAAAAPQPVAAPYDLQFLDTMIQHHRGAIEMARLAEQKAQHDELKTFARKTQKDQQQDIEEMQRYRERWYGGKPDAVNAALPGMRGTLGMEMGPLQDAKGDAFDRLFLDMIKKHHDGAVALSKDAQQKAAHPELRKLAGKMLQMNQEDIKKAERWQTAWYSK, encoded by the coding sequence ATGAGAAATCCTGTCATGCTGGGTCCTGCACTTGCTTTCCTGCTGTTCACTGCGAGCGGCACGACGCATGCCGCCGACTCGCGCACACCGGGCAGCAGCGCCGGCGAAGCACCGGCGGCCGCTGCTGCGCCGCAACCCGTTGCGGCGCCTTACGATTTGCAGTTTCTGGATACCATGATCCAACATCATCGCGGTGCAATCGAAATGGCGCGTCTGGCGGAACAAAAGGCGCAGCACGACGAACTCAAAACCTTTGCGCGCAAGACCCAAAAGGACCAGCAACAAGATATCGAGGAAATGCAGCGCTACCGCGAGCGCTGGTACGGGGGCAAGCCCGATGCCGTGAATGCAGCGTTGCCCGGCATGCGCGGCACCCTCGGGATGGAGATGGGCCCATTGCAGGATGCCAAAGGCGATGCCTTCGACCGCCTGTTTCTCGATATGATCAAGAAACACCATGACGGGGCCGTGGCGCTGTCCAAGGATGCCCAGCAAAAAGCTGCCCATCCGGAACTACGCAAGCTGGCTGGCAAAATGCTGCAAATGAACCAGGAAGACATCAAAAAAGCGGAACGCTGGCAGACCGCCTGGTACAGCAAGTGA